A genome region from Chitinophagales bacterium includes the following:
- a CDS encoding electron transfer flavoprotein subunit alpha/FixB family protein, with translation MAILTFVEVSEGKIKKASLEAASYASKVAETTGTESVALILGEASADEAASLGKVGVKKVLHTADARFNAFDSKLFAKATAEAAEKTGADLVVLSFNQNGKLLGPRIAVRTGAGYVPGAAELPTFEGGKLTAKKNVFSGKAAANYQIATAKKVVALTPNSFPIAKGEGAAAVEAFTPNVTDADFSIKVKGVDKVTGTIPLTEAEIVVSGGRGLKGPENWWMVENLATELGAATACSRPVADVDWRPHHEHVGQTGITVRPNLYFAIGISGAIQHLAGVNQSKVIVVINNDPEAPFFKAADYGIVGDAFEVMPKLIEEIKKFKAAH, from the coding sequence ATGGCCATCTTAACATTCGTAGAAGTATCAGAAGGAAAAATAAAAAAAGCATCACTTGAAGCAGCAAGCTATGCATCTAAAGTTGCAGAAACCACCGGCACAGAATCGGTAGCACTAATTTTAGGCGAAGCATCTGCCGATGAAGCAGCATCACTCGGAAAAGTAGGCGTAAAAAAAGTACTCCACACAGCCGATGCTAGATTCAACGCTTTCGACTCTAAACTATTTGCAAAAGCTACTGCAGAAGCAGCCGAAAAAACCGGAGCAGATTTAGTGGTACTTTCGTTTAACCAAAACGGTAAACTTTTAGGACCACGCATAGCCGTACGCACAGGCGCTGGCTACGTACCAGGAGCAGCAGAATTACCTACTTTCGAAGGAGGAAAATTAACTGCCAAGAAAAATGTATTCTCTGGCAAAGCAGCTGCCAACTACCAAATTGCAACTGCAAAAAAAGTAGTAGCACTCACTCCAAACTCATTCCCAATTGCTAAAGGAGAAGGAGCCGCAGCCGTAGAAGCATTTACACCAAATGTTACCGATGCAGATTTCAGCATTAAAGTAAAAGGTGTAGATAAAGTTACAGGCACCATACCATTAACCGAAGCCGAAATTGTAGTAAGCGGAGGCCGCGGATTAAAAGGTCCTGAAAACTGGTGGATGGTAGAAAATTTAGCAACAGAATTAGGAGCAGCCACAGCTTGCTCTCGCCCTGTTGCCGATGTAGATTGGAGACCGCACCACGAACACGTTGGGCAAACAGGTATCACCGTTCGCCCCAACCTATATTTTGCCATTGGCATTTCCGGAGCTATACAGCACTTAGCCGGAGTAAACCAAAGCAAAGTAATTGTGGTAATAAACAACGATCCCGAAGCACCATTCTTTAAAGCAGCAGACTACGGTATTGTAGGCGATGCTTTTGAAGTAATGCCTAAGCTAATTGAAGAAATTAAAAAATTTAAAGCAGCACACTAA
- a CDS encoding electron transfer flavoprotein subunit beta/FixA family protein — MKILVPITKVPDTTSKIAFTDNSTKFSNDGVTFIMNPTDEWYALTRAIELKEANADSEVVVINVGAPDNEQIIRKALAIGADRAVRVDAEPTDAFFVASQIAAYAQTEKFDLIVTGKETIDFNSFQVGGMVAELLDLPAVALASKLEVAGNTATVTREIEGGTETVEASLPLVVCASKDLAQARIPNMKGIMAARTKPLQVVPATAVENRTNIVSFALPEKAKQAKMVSPDNVAELVRLLHEEAKVI; from the coding sequence ATGAAGATTCTAGTTCCAATTACGAAAGTACCGGATACCACATCCAAAATTGCTTTCACCGACAACAGTACAAAATTCAGCAACGATGGCGTTACATTCATTATGAACCCAACCGATGAATGGTATGCACTTACACGCGCCATTGAATTAAAAGAAGCAAATGCCGACAGCGAAGTAGTAGTAATTAACGTAGGCGCACCAGACAACGAGCAAATTATTCGCAAAGCTTTGGCAATTGGTGCCGACCGCGCTGTGCGTGTAGATGCCGAGCCTACCGATGCCTTCTTTGTAGCTTCACAAATTGCAGCATACGCCCAAACAGAAAAATTCGACCTTATTGTTACCGGAAAAGAAACTATTGATTTCAACAGTTTTCAAGTAGGCGGCATGGTAGCAGAATTGCTAGACCTTCCTGCTGTAGCACTTGCAAGCAAACTCGAAGTTGCCGGAAACACCGCCACCGTTACACGCGAAATTGAAGGCGGCACAGAAACCGTAGAAGCCTCATTGCCATTGGTAGTTTGCGCTTCTAAAGATTTGGCACAAGCACGTATTCCAAACATGAAAGGAATTATGGCTGCCAGAACAAAACCATTACAAGTAGTTCCTGCTACCGCAGTTGAAAACAGAACAAACATTGTATCGTTTGCATTACCTGAAAAAGCAAAACAAGCTAAAATGGTAAGCCCGGATAATGTGGCAGAATTAGTGCGTTTACTCCACGAAGAAGCCAAAGTAATCTAA
- a CDS encoding insulinase family protein: MSEINRAEAPAISAIETVSLPAIEYITLDNGIKVYAIPSDNCDVVKFELVFKAGKWFEEKNLVADFTSRMLREGTTSKSGKALADFFDFYGSNFNTSAGAEVASMSIYCLSKHLQQQLPTMFEVLTESIFPENELHTIISNRKQRLAVELEKNDFLSNRQFVQAVWGAQHPFGRVTQMQDFDALSCSDLKNFSTQFYNASNCFMMLAGNYSQAMLEDINRIFGQNNWKGTPAQEKTYKIESSVQKTIHLEKAESVQSAIQVGNISLHKKHPDFIRFMVANTIFGGYFGSHLMANIREEKGYTYGIHSSLISYPHGSYLDISSEVGKEVRLATLHEIEKEVNIMRNEPVDDEELETVKNYMSGRILRGVDGAIRFSETLKGLLLHEQDATHIHHLLKTVRNTTAEDILQVSQQYLNFDDMYKESVG, from the coding sequence ATGAGTGAAATAAACCGTGCAGAAGCACCTGCTATTAGTGCAATAGAAACCGTATCGCTGCCCGCTATTGAGTATATTACTTTAGATAACGGCATTAAAGTATATGCCATTCCTTCAGACAATTGCGATGTAGTTAAATTTGAACTGGTTTTTAAAGCCGGCAAATGGTTCGAAGAAAAAAACCTGGTTGCCGATTTCACATCGCGCATGTTGCGCGAGGGCACCACAAGCAAAAGTGGAAAAGCACTGGCCGACTTCTTTGATTTTTATGGTTCTAACTTTAACACCTCCGCAGGCGCAGAAGTAGCATCAATGAGCATTTATTGCTTAAGCAAACACCTGCAACAGCAATTGCCCACTATGTTTGAAGTGCTTACTGAAAGCATTTTTCCTGAAAATGAATTACACACTATTATCTCCAACCGAAAACAGAGGCTTGCAGTAGAATTAGAGAAAAACGATTTTTTATCGAATCGCCAGTTTGTACAAGCTGTTTGGGGGGCGCAACATCCTTTCGGAAGAGTAACGCAAATGCAAGATTTCGATGCGCTTTCTTGTAGCGATTTAAAGAATTTCTCAACACAATTTTACAATGCATCTAATTGCTTTATGATGCTGGCGGGCAATTACAGCCAAGCCATGCTTGAAGATATAAACCGCATTTTCGGACAAAACAATTGGAAGGGAACACCCGCCCAAGAAAAAACATATAAGATTGAGAGCAGCGTGCAAAAAACCATCCACCTCGAAAAAGCAGAAAGTGTGCAAAGCGCCATTCAAGTGGGTAATATTTCTCTACATAAAAAGCATCCTGATTTTATTCGCTTCATGGTAGCCAACACCATTTTTGGCGGCTATTTCGGATCGCACCTCATGGCTAATATTCGCGAAGAAAAAGGATATACCTACGGCATTCATTCTTCTCTTATTTCATATCCGCACGGTTCTTACCTAGATATCTCCAGCGAAGTAGGCAAAGAAGTTCGTTTGGCAACACTACATGAAATAGAAAAAGAAGTAAACATTATGCGAAACGAACCGGTAGATGATGAAGAATTAGAAACCGTAAAAAACTACATGAGTGGCAGAATTTTAAGAGGAGTAGATGGAGCCATCCGCTTTTCTGAAACACTCAAAGGTCTGCTGCTGCACGAGCAAGATGCTACACATATTCACCACTTGCTTAAAACCGTGCGTAACACAACTGCCGAAGATATCTTACAAGTATCGCAGCAGTATCTAAACTTCGATGACATGTATAAAGAAAGTGTGGGATAA
- a CDS encoding BatA domain-containing protein — MQLLYPSFLWAFLLLAIPVIIHLFRFRRYKTIFFSNVRFLKAVQQESTSRNRLKHLLVLACRLLAWSALIMAFAQPFIAASKAQSASGKNYISIFIDNSFSMNRLSENFTLLDKAKQLAVEIAKNFDEQDRFQLLTNNFSGSENRLLSKDELLAAIDEVSFSSSSKSIDAIAKRQSEVLALEGGSKKTAFLISDFQQSMLGNGAFQDSMFTLNLVPLEAPTSSNIAIDTCFFTEPFQMVGKNIALAVKVRNYGTENAENIALSLMLNGQLKSTITLNIEAGSSVIDTVSFAAEKEGWNEVQLSIGEDAVAFDNTFYLSFNAVATWRVLSLSEYESNKYIHAVFGKSHQFVLEEALVGKPITNMEQFALVALCNVKVISTELAAQLSHYIAEGGTVVVFPPFDAEKDSYNKFLLSNGALQIDGVSEAPTTAANINLLQNIFRDVFEKTPENMRYPAVNKYVVFSRAISTTREDILKTKEGDLLVARFTNGNGNLYVSAVAADAQASELPVSAIFAPMLFKMAVLGNVNTSWVFTIGNRTACSIGAVAGKENVFKLKGENTEIIPQQFTSNSTTLVSPGDEIKTGGFYKLLQAGNDSALAILAANYNRAESNMQFSTTADLKKTYEYATNVNILSGAFTASGKKLADAVHAKPLWRYFLLAALFFLLIETLLLRFWKTEQFAKAT, encoded by the coding sequence ATGCAACTGCTGTATCCTTCGTTCTTATGGGCATTTTTGTTGCTGGCAATTCCGGTCATCATCCATCTTTTTCGTTTTAGAAGGTATAAGACTATTTTTTTTAGTAATGTGCGATTTTTAAAAGCAGTACAGCAAGAAAGCACCTCGCGTAATAGGCTGAAACACTTGTTGGTATTAGCGTGCAGGTTATTGGCGTGGAGCGCACTCATTATGGCATTTGCCCAGCCTTTTATAGCTGCAAGCAAGGCGCAATCTGCTTCCGGCAAAAACTATATCAGCATTTTTATAGACAATTCTTTTTCTATGAACCGCCTGAGTGAAAATTTTACGCTGCTCGATAAGGCTAAGCAGTTGGCGGTAGAAATTGCTAAGAATTTTGATGAGCAAGACCGCTTTCAATTGCTTACCAATAATTTCAGCGGGAGCGAAAATCGTTTATTGAGTAAAGATGAATTATTGGCAGCCATAGATGAGGTTTCATTTTCATCTTCATCTAAAAGTATAGATGCCATTGCTAAGCGCCAAAGTGAAGTGTTGGCATTAGAGGGTGGCAGTAAAAAAACAGCGTTTTTAATTTCCGATTTTCAGCAAAGCATGCTTGGTAATGGTGCTTTTCAAGATTCAATGTTTACGTTGAATTTGGTTCCGTTAGAAGCTCCGACATCGTCTAATATAGCCATAGACACCTGCTTTTTTACAGAGCCATTTCAAATGGTAGGAAAAAATATTGCACTTGCCGTAAAGGTGAGAAATTATGGCACAGAGAATGCTGAAAATATCGCACTCTCACTTATGTTGAATGGGCAGTTAAAATCTACGATAACATTAAATATTGAGGCTGGAAGTTCGGTGATAGATACAGTTAGTTTTGCGGCCGAAAAAGAAGGCTGGAATGAAGTTCAGTTGTCGATAGGCGAAGATGCAGTAGCGTTTGATAATACTTTTTATTTGAGTTTTAATGCCGTGGCAACATGGCGTGTATTAAGCCTGAGCGAATATGAAAGCAATAAGTACATACATGCTGTTTTTGGAAAGAGCCATCAGTTTGTTTTAGAAGAAGCACTTGTGGGCAAGCCCATTACTAACATGGAGCAATTTGCACTTGTAGCACTATGCAACGTAAAAGTTATTTCAACGGAGTTGGCTGCGCAGCTAAGCCATTATATTGCAGAAGGCGGAACTGTAGTGGTGTTTCCTCCATTTGATGCCGAGAAAGATAGTTACAACAAGTTTTTATTGAGCAATGGAGCATTACAAATAGATGGCGTTTCTGAAGCGCCAACCACTGCGGCAAACATCAATTTATTGCAGAATATATTTAGAGATGTGTTTGAAAAAACTCCGGAAAATATGCGCTATCCGGCAGTGAATAAGTATGTTGTTTTTAGCCGTGCTATTTCTACCACCCGTGAAGATATTCTTAAAACCAAAGAGGGCGATTTGTTGGTAGCTCGCTTTACAAATGGCAATGGGAACCTGTATGTAAGCGCAGTAGCTGCCGATGCGCAGGCAAGCGAGTTGCCAGTAAGTGCAATTTTTGCACCTATGCTTTTTAAAATGGCAGTATTAGGAAATGTAAATACTTCTTGGGTGTTTACTATTGGAAATCGCACTGCATGTAGCATTGGAGCAGTAGCCGGAAAAGAAAACGTGTTTAAACTGAAAGGGGAAAACACAGAAATTATTCCGCAGCAGTTTACGTCAAATAGTACTACGCTTGTTTCGCCCGGAGATGAAATTAAAACCGGAGGGTTCTATAAATTGCTGCAAGCAGGAAATGATAGCGCGCTTGCAATTTTAGCCGCTAATTACAATAGGGCAGAAAGCAATATGCAGTTTTCAACCACAGCCGACTTAAAGAAAACATATGAATATGCAACCAATGTAAACATTCTTTCAGGTGCTTTTACCGCTTCGGGGAAAAAGCTGGCAGATGCAGTACATGCAAAGCCACTATGGCGCTATTTTTTATTGGCAGCATTGTTCTTTTTGTTAATAGAAACCTTGCTTTTGCGCTTTTGGAAAACAGAACAATTTGCTAAAGCCACCTAA
- a CDS encoding MCE family protein — protein sequence MNNATKVGIFSVITVVIFILGFYFLKGENLFIAKNKYYAVYDKVDGLYKSNQVVVNGYKIGLVSDMKYNPSNGKITVEFTVDDDIPLPADSRAVILSTDFLGGKVLDIELGKSPKILDNLDTVQSAYQSDLLGGISEKLNPVMAKVGGVLGEMEITLREINSMFKSGEDASIRDAVANLNKSLAHIEKITKEFEVLAANGSIQNSLKNIEGITGNLQKSNTDISRLLKNVAEISDSVAAADLKGTILNARNAIAELQGIVGDINNGKGTVGKLIKDDKLYADLDSTVKSLDVLLKDVKANPYRYVNVSLFGGKKRDDAYLKKQEKKAAKAKK from the coding sequence GTGAATAACGCAACCAAAGTCGGCATCTTCAGTGTAATCACCGTTGTCATTTTCATTTTAGGATTTTACTTTTTAAAAGGCGAAAACTTGTTTATTGCCAAGAATAAATACTATGCTGTTTACGATAAAGTAGATGGATTGTATAAATCAAATCAAGTGGTAGTGAATGGCTACAAGATAGGTTTGGTTTCGGATATGAAGTACAATCCTTCTAACGGAAAAATTACAGTTGAGTTTACGGTAGATGACGATATTCCACTCCCTGCGGATTCGCGTGCCGTCATTCTTTCAACCGATTTTTTGGGCGGAAAAGTATTGGATATTGAGCTTGGGAAATCACCCAAAATATTGGATAATCTCGACACGGTTCAATCTGCATATCAAAGCGATTTACTAGGAGGAATTTCTGAAAAACTGAATCCCGTAATGGCAAAAGTAGGCGGTGTATTGGGTGAAATGGAAATTACACTGCGCGAGATAAATTCTATGTTTAAATCTGGTGAGGATGCCAGTATTCGTGATGCTGTAGCAAATTTGAATAAATCGTTGGCGCACATCGAAAAAATTACCAAAGAGTTTGAAGTGTTGGCCGCCAATGGAAGTATTCAAAATTCACTTAAAAATATTGAAGGTATTACCGGAAATCTGCAAAAAAGCAATACCGATATTTCTCGACTACTTAAAAATGTTGCCGAGATAAGCGATTCGGTTGCCGCAGCAGATTTAAAAGGAACTATTTTAAATGCCCGCAACGCCATTGCTGAATTGCAAGGCATTGTTGGCGATATAAACAACGGCAAAGGAACCGTTGGTAAACTTATTAAAGACGATAAGTTATATGCCGATTTGGATTCTACCGTAAAGAGTTTAGATGTATTGCTAAAGGATGTAAAAGCCAATCCGTATCGCTATGTTAATGTATCGCTCTTTGGCGGCAAAAAACGCGATGATGCTTATTTAAAGAAGCAAGAAAAAAAGGCCGCTAAAGCCAAAAAATAA
- a CDS encoding SDR family NAD(P)-dependent oxidoreductase: MIFITGATGLLGSQLVRNLVGRGEQVIALRRSTSSMALLGDAAAKVHWVDGDLNDIDALDTAMKQADRVFHCAALISFSKKDRTALYKTNVEGTANVMNAALTNGVKKVVHVSSVAAFGFHTPEKTITEKSDYSESEGVAHYFRSKHFGEREAWRAQAEGLNVVVANPSTILGGGWWHMEPNSIFLQLKKGLPFYSAGSNGFVDVRDAAKALEILMDEAANGTQYIISAENLSFKTLMEKVAEAMQVTPPPFCLGSVIANAVILFSGIASVVFNKKPLLTAEKYLIASTNFKYSNARFTEAFSFRFRPIEDTIKDTATAFNTSTQQGLRFAVLA, from the coding sequence ATGATTTTTATTACGGGAGCCACCGGTTTATTGGGTTCACAATTGGTTCGTAATTTAGTTGGTAGAGGAGAGCAAGTAATAGCACTCAGGCGCAGCACTTCCAGTATGGCGCTATTAGGCGATGCGGCTGCAAAAGTGCACTGGGTAGATGGCGATTTAAATGATATAGATGCACTAGATACTGCTATGAAGCAAGCCGATAGAGTGTTTCATTGTGCAGCGCTCATTTCATTTTCTAAGAAAGATAGAACCGCACTCTATAAAACAAATGTAGAAGGCACAGCCAACGTTATGAATGCAGCCTTAACCAATGGCGTGAAAAAGGTAGTACACGTAAGTTCTGTAGCTGCGTTTGGATTTCATACACCGGAAAAAACAATTACAGAAAAATCTGATTATAGCGAAAGCGAAGGTGTGGCACATTATTTTAGAAGCAAACATTTTGGCGAGCGCGAAGCATGGCGGGCACAGGCCGAAGGACTGAATGTGGTAGTGGCAAATCCATCCACTATTTTGGGTGGTGGATGGTGGCACATGGAGCCAAACAGTATCTTTCTTCAACTCAAAAAAGGTTTGCCGTTTTATTCGGCTGGCTCAAATGGATTTGTAGATGTGCGCGATGCTGCCAAAGCATTGGAAATTTTAATGGATGAAGCTGCTAACGGAACTCAATACATTATTAGTGCCGAAAATCTTTCGTTTAAAACATTGATGGAAAAAGTTGCTGAAGCAATGCAGGTAACACCACCTCCTTTCTGCTTGGGTTCGGTAATAGCCAATGCAGTTATATTGTTTTCAGGAATTGCTTCGGTAGTTTTTAATAAAAAACCGCTGCTTACGGCAGAGAAATATTTGATAGCCTCCACTAACTTTAAGTATAGCAATGCACGGTTTACAGAGGCGTTTTCATTTCGCTTCAGACCAATTGAAGACACCATTAAAGATACGGCAACCGCCTTTAATACCAGTACGCAGCAGGGTTTACGTTTTGCCGTGTTGGCATAA
- a CDS encoding flippase-like domain-containing protein, protein MNEESSSEKLPLNLKNIWIPVLLSVGVSIYLIAGNLQLSTLKSITLSQQLLVGLFFALLTVSLRDLAYMYRIKTITGNKMNWWVSLQVILLWEFGSAVTPGAVGGIALALFILRKEGISYGQTIGTILLATILDNIAFVLVFTILFFLHGSAMFNVDALCPDLEGHPILQGLRSLSKGAWLVYIGQIAITSFLIIGLLLSPATAQKFIYKISRIQFLNRFEKSLRTLADDLVITAHTFKTSSLTFWIKISAATLITWLSRYALANALFMAFSQTELNHWAIFARQYVLWTFLLIPSTPGASGLAELSFIALNCEFMPGGLSAAIATVWRLFSYYNYIIAGILVLPKWLKRVNN, encoded by the coding sequence ATGAACGAAGAAAGCAGCTCAGAAAAACTTCCGCTAAACCTCAAAAATATTTGGATTCCCGTGCTGCTGAGTGTTGGTGTTTCTATCTATTTAATTGCAGGCAACTTACAACTTTCCACCTTAAAAAGCATTACGCTTTCTCAGCAGTTATTGGTTGGATTATTCTTTGCATTGCTTACCGTTTCGCTGCGCGACTTGGCGTATATGTATCGTATAAAAACTATCACCGGCAACAAAATGAATTGGTGGGTAAGTTTACAAGTAATACTACTATGGGAATTTGGGAGTGCAGTTACTCCGGGTGCGGTTGGCGGCATTGCATTGGCATTATTTATCTTGCGCAAAGAAGGTATTAGTTACGGCCAAACCATAGGCACCATTTTACTGGCAACTATTCTTGATAACATTGCCTTTGTACTTGTTTTTACAATACTGTTTTTCTTACATGGCAGTGCCATGTTTAATGTAGATGCGCTCTGCCCCGACCTCGAAGGACATCCTATTTTACAAGGACTTCGGTCTCTCTCAAAAGGCGCATGGTTAGTATATATTGGGCAAATTGCCATTACTTCATTTCTAATTATAGGCCTATTGCTCAGCCCCGCCACAGCACAAAAATTTATCTACAAAATTAGCCGCATACAATTCTTAAACCGCTTTGAAAAAAGCCTGCGCACACTTGCCGATGATTTGGTAATTACCGCACATACTTTTAAAACATCGAGCCTTACCTTTTGGATAAAAATTTCGGCAGCCACCCTAATTACTTGGCTAAGCCGCTATGCATTAGCCAATGCGCTATTCATGGCATTTAGCCAAACTGAGTTAAATCACTGGGCAATTTTTGCACGCCAATATGTGTTATGGACTTTCTTGCTCATTCCCTCTACACCCGGAGCCAGCGGCTTGGCAGAGCTTAGTTTTATTGCTCTCAATTGCGAGTTTATGCCCGGTGGACTTTCTGCCGCCATTGCCACTGTTTGGCGCTTATTCAGCTACTACAACTATATTATTGCAGGCATATTAGTGTTGCCCAAATGGTTGAAACGGGTAAACAACTAA
- a CDS encoding aminotransferase class I/II-fold pyridoxal phosphate-dependent enzyme — protein sequence MIDLRSDTLTKPTPGMLEAMFAADAGDDVFGENLTVQQLEQKTAALFGMEAALFFPSGTMANQAAIKAHTQPLDEVICDKLSHIYNYETGAWAMLSGVSVRLANGVNGVMQPQEVEALVLPDFDWHPNTRLVCVENTVNKGGGAVYPIETLSAIGSVCRQHSLQYHCDGARIFNALTTLRQDTTALHGIFDSISVCISKGLGAPAGSLLAGKGDFIKRCRKIRKALGGGMRQSGYLAAACVYALDNHVARLHEDHQHAQLIARALQQCSKVKSVLPAASNIVICEVEDSIRFAQQLLDYNIRVQPFSPTHVRFVTHLDVLPPAVEKVCEVLRKV from the coding sequence ATAATAGACTTGCGAAGCGATACCTTAACCAAACCTACGCCCGGAATGTTGGAAGCTATGTTTGCAGCGGATGCGGGAGATGATGTGTTTGGTGAAAATCTTACCGTGCAGCAATTGGAGCAAAAAACGGCAGCCTTGTTTGGAATGGAAGCTGCTTTGTTTTTTCCTTCGGGCACTATGGCAAACCAAGCTGCAATAAAGGCGCATACACAACCTTTAGATGAAGTAATTTGCGATAAGCTTTCGCATATCTATAATTACGAAACAGGTGCGTGGGCAATGCTTTCGGGTGTGAGCGTGCGGCTTGCAAACGGAGTAAACGGTGTTATGCAGCCACAGGAAGTGGAAGCACTTGTTTTGCCCGATTTCGATTGGCATCCCAATACGCGTTTGGTGTGTGTAGAGAATACAGTAAATAAAGGTGGTGGCGCAGTTTATCCAATAGAAACACTTAGTGCCATTGGCAGCGTGTGCCGCCAGCATAGTTTACAATATCATTGCGATGGGGCACGTATTTTTAATGCACTTACCACACTTAGGCAAGATACTACTGCATTGCATGGAATATTCGATAGCATATCGGTTTGTATTTCAAAAGGGCTAGGAGCACCGGCAGGTTCATTGCTGGCAGGGAAAGGAGATTTTATTAAGCGCTGTAGAAAAATTCGCAAGGCATTGGGTGGAGGTATGCGGCAAAGTGGTTATTTGGCTGCAGCTTGTGTGTATGCCTTAGATAACCATGTGGCACGCTTGCACGAAGATCACCAACATGCGCAGTTAATTGCCAGGGCATTGCAGCAGTGCTCAAAAGTAAAATCGGTATTGCCCGCAGCATCGAATATTGTAATTTGCGAAGTGGAAGATTCTATACGATTTGCACAGCAGCTATTGGATTACAACATAAGAGTTCAGCCGTTTTCGCCTACTCATGTTCGGTTTGTTACACATTTAGATGTTTTGCCACCAGCGGTAGAAAAGGTATGCGAAGTACTTCGTAAAGTATAA